From one Musa acuminata AAA Group cultivar baxijiao chromosome BXJ2-6, Cavendish_Baxijiao_AAA, whole genome shotgun sequence genomic stretch:
- the LOC135613492 gene encoding WAT1-related protein At1g68170-like, which translates to MMGGRDWSDVAQGLKPAAAMVLIQTSFAGVNILYKLALNDGMDVKVLVAYRYIFAAAFISPVAFFIERKRRPKITWKILGLTFLCGLFGATFAQNLYVSSMKLTSATFTSAMANLVPAVTFILAVSFRLERLGIRTNYGRAKVLGTLLGLGGAMLLTFYKGAGIELWSTNINLSEQQDHGGHHLAAPHSESGNRVMGSFLAVASCLCYALWLIIQAKLAEAYPCHYSNAALMCLMGSIQASILALCVERHRIQWRLGFDIRLLTAAYSGIFASGMSFTLLGWCIKKKGPVYASVFNPLMLLLVAILSSLLLNEKLYLGCLLGAALIVIGLYIVLWGKGREASKIDEESPAEATRESIDVAVAQEAATDPGSGNVCDPNIRKGEEVKQKANKPGCSGF; encoded by the exons ATGATGGGAGGGAGAGACTGGAGCGACGTGGCACAAGGGCTGAAGCCGGCGGCCGCGATGGTGCTGATACAGACGTCGTTCGCCGGAGTGAACATACTGTACAAGTTGGCCTTGAACGATGGCATGGACGTGAAGGTTCTCGTCGCCTACCGATACATCTTCGCCGCCGCCTTCATCAGCCCTGTCGCGTTCTTCATAGAAAG GAAACGAAGGCCAAAGATAACGTGGAAGATACTCGGGCTGACGTTCCTCTGTGGCTTGTTTGG GGCAACTTTCGCACAAAATCTGTATGTGTCCAGTATGAAACTTACTTCGGCTACTTTCACATCTGCTATGGCCAATCTTGTTCCTGCAGTTACATTTATATTGGCTGTATCATTCAG GTTGGAAAGACTAGGAATACGAACAAATTATGGAAGAGCTAAGGTTCTAGGAACGCTCCTAGGGTTGGGTGGGGCAATGCTTCTCACCTTCTATAAGGGAGCAGGTATAGAACTTTGGTCGACAAACATCAATCTCAGTGAGCAACAGGATCATGGAGGCCACCACTTAGCAGCGCCTCACTCAGAGTCTGGTAATCGTGTCATGGGCTCATTCTTGGCAGTTGCCAGTTGTTTGTGTTACGCACTCTGGTTAATTATTCAG GCAAAGTTGGCCGAAGCATACCCCTGTCACTACTCCAACGCAGCATTGATGTGCTTGATGGGATCCATTCAAGCTAGCATCTTGGCTCTTTGTGTTGAGAGACATAGGATTCAGTGGAGACTTGGGTTTGACATTAGGCTACTCACAGCCGCATATTCA GGTATATTTGCTTCTGGGATGAGCTTTACACTCCTGGGATGGTGCATAAAGAAGAAAGGACCAGTGTATGCCTCTGTTTTCAATCCTCTGATGCTTTTACTTGTTGCCATATTGAGTTCGCTTCTACTCAATGAGAAGTTATACTTGGGATG TCTGTTGGGAGCAGCTTTGATAGTAATTGGACTCTACATAGTGCTGTGGGGAAAAGGAAGAGAAGCATCCAAGATTGATGAGGAATCTCCGGCAGAAGCTACGAGGGAATCTATAGACGTAGCAGTAGCTCAAGAAGCTGCTACTGATCCAGGCTCTGGAAATGTATGCGACCCAAACATCAGGAAAGGAGAGGAGGTGAAACAGAAGGCAAACAAGCCAGGATGTAGTGGGTTTTAA